gttgaagaagtacaGGTTTGTCTAGTGATGAACTAGTATGTTAGTTGACGAAGATCATTCTCGTTATATAGGTTGTTGAGTAATAGATAAGACGTACATTTCAATGTCTCAATCACCACTTAGACGACAAGATAAATACAGTCAGCTCATGCTTGGAAGTCCTTGTGATAACGTTGCAATCAATGTACTCACAAGCCAAGATCCGTTTACCTTCTCCAGGAGTAGATTTTATACCTGAAGCAGCTAAAGACCCTTTGACGGAACCTTGATTTTTGTCCAAGTGATCGAGAGCCAGAGCAGCTGATTTATAAAAATTCATATTGGAACAGCTGAACTTGAAACGGAAAGTGCCGGCTCGATACTATCTATGCAATAAAATAGGAACCACAGATGCTTCTCGTTGTAGCTGAATAAGTGGAATTGAATATACATGAGCATTTGTGGAAAGATCTAACACGAATTAAACTATGGAATAGGCGTACAAGCTTCTTGATACGCAAATACCCAAATCTTATCTAATATAACCTTTCTCGCTATTTGATATTTGAAGAGTGAATCGTTTATCTAATATGGCTGTATAATCAGCTCATACGTTCCCTCTGATTATACAATACAGTACGAATACGAGGAATGGAGAGTTCAGGAAGTATGGATAAGGTTGTCTAAACATTAATTTGTTTCTGATAATGTAGATAAGAtatttgatcatcattaCGAAGAGCGATGGTGGGAGTTTCATGAGAGTATATACTGAGAATATGTctggatgatattgaaaaggtACTCACATACTGACTGGATTCCAGTAGTGCGCAAGTTATGAAATTATGGATTGCAACGGACTAAACAGACAGATGAATTAAAGATGAAtagagagaaggaaaagaaacgaATGATAGAAATTCAACGACCCAGAATGAAATTGCAAAAATATCACAACTTTTTTTGGACTGGAATGACTCGTTACGTAAACAAATATGAAACGCGTCTTTGCGAGTCTGTGCGAGAAAGTCAAGGATGAagtaacaacaacaacaacaacaatcaaactGCTCAATCAGAGTCATCAGCTATTATATCGAAATCTATCAAGCGTGTGCGCTCAAGTCGTCTAGAAATTACCTTTAAGTCTTACTCTAAAGTTCTTAAGCGCCTCTGTGCTTCAAAAGTGGAAAGAGAGTAGAACAAGTGTAAAACATGGTAAATTTACAGGACATCCTGCTTTCCCGGAAGATGCTTGCTCACCTCGTCTCTTTTGATAGTCAAAGTCAGCCATGCTAGGTCGAGGACTTCCGCCTGGAGCTCAAAGCTCACAAGGACGCAGAGAACCCTCCGGAGGAGCGTTTACGATGTTCACGCCTCAGCAAGTCAAACAGTTCAAAGAGGCTTTCACTATGATTGATCAGGATGGCGATGGTAGGGTGTCggaaggtgatttgaaaTTGATGCTGAGCAATCTCGGTAAGTCATTGTTCACTCCGTCACACCAATTCTATTCGTCCATTACAAATGTCACGGAAATGACATGTGATGACACCTCTCCATTACGAGCTTTTTGTCGTTTTCGAGAGAATTCCTAATTTCAACTGATATTGAAACAGGCCAAACTCCAACACCTCAACTactttcttcccttctcacTTCAAGACCAGGAAACGTGAAAGGTTCAGCATCGGAAGGAATCAACTTCACTCAATTTTTAAGTATGATGGGTGAACACTTGATTCAATTGGATAACGAACAAGAATTGGTTGATGCTTTCGCATGTTtcgatgaaggagataaaggtTTTGTGGACGTCAAAGAAGTGAGGAAATGGTTGGGCGAGATGGGAGATAGGATGTCTGAGGAGGAAGTGAGTTTTATGAACGATTGGGTCATTTTTATTCCAAGAGTCCGCTAATATTTCTGAGGATCAGATCGAAAGACTGTTCTCCGGCCCATTCACAGATCGTCAAGGTCGTTTCAACTATCTCGAATTCGCAAAAGTACTTCGAGTGAATGATGGTGaacaagagagagaggataaATTATCCACTTGAAGGTATTTGTCCCTCCAATTCATGTATAATTACCATCTCTTTACTTTATACAAAATGTCTTCAATCTTGTCCTCGGTGATAAAGTGTATACTATGTAATATCACATCTGTTGTAATGCATGATGTCTATAGAAGCACCTTTCAGATTTGATCACGACTCCAAGATCAGGTGAGAAGCACTATTGTATTATGATCATCCAAGCAAATACGAAAAAGAATAAACACATCGGATAAACAGCCAAGAAAGTTCGAGTTTCAGGAAGTCGTGTACCCGTGAAGAAATTCATTGATGCTAAAGGAAACAGTCAGCAGGACGCCATGGTAGACAGTGGAGTCTCGAAtattgatgaagctgatatggtTTGGAGATGCGtatcatcactcaccccAAACGGACCATGCCCAACATCCTAAACTGACTGGTATTCTGACAAACAGAGTATGTACGAGTAGAGATATTATTGAGGCTAAAAGAATGGGAGCGAGGGCATATCCTAGTACACACTATACACGATGTAAGCACACTTCCGCCGAGAGGAGATCAAGTAATTGAATCAATGACTCACGAGACTTTGAAAGAACGATCTGTAAAGTAAGCAAGTTGATCAGCTAAGCTTCTGTCGGCATCCGTACTGGCTGTCTCCAACTTACACTTTCCCACCTAGCAGTTTCGAATTTATCGTAACTACAACTGAACCGATAGTCACCAGAGATATAACCAAGGAGAAGACCTGCATGGATTGTTCTTGTGGTGCCTATAATCAACATGAGCATACATCAGTCATTGTAGATTCTTCATACAGTCAAAACAGACAGGATGAAGGCAAAGTAATCACTTACATCGATGGAGAGGATGATAGCTAAAGTCAGACAGATCACCAATGGACCCCATAAGTCCCAATCTCTCAGTAGTTGATTATTCCCACTGCCTTTTGGCGGATAAAGAACTTGAAGCAACTTCGCATAAATCGAGTTTAGATCTCTCATCTGAACACATTAGCATATTTGAGATTAGCTTGATCGACTACGAACGTGCGAGGGACAAGGAAGACTCACGATGGTTGTAGAGACTGGTTCATCTAGAGTTGATTCACCCGTATACCTGGTTTCAGTCTTCACCCCACCCCATCCTCTCTCTGTACGAGGCTGTGAGGTTTGTCCTATACGACCGGATACGCCTGAAGGAttcgaaggtccagcttgaggttgaggagaTATAGGTGGCTGGGAGGAAGATCCAACTGGATTCggatgggagaaagagagagcTTCGAGATCCTCATCGTCTGCTTGACTGAAATGTTACCATCAGTTTCAACTTTTATTGTGAACTCAAGCCTCGGTGGGTGATTCCGTAAAGACGGTGAAAGCGGGATAGGCAGTAGAGAGAATCCTTTTATAAGATTTTATTACGTACATGATCTGATGAGAAGGGGTACCTATCCTGTCGTAGGACATCTTGGCTTCCGTCTACGATTGTATTTGGCTATGCTATTAGTGACACAATGATACAGATACGACCTTGAGATATAACAACACGATATGACGATGTTTTGAACACATTCAACGCGACCAACTCCATAACATACCGCGGAGGATAATAGGCGTCTGCGAACGATCGGGATACTCAGCCCCGCATAGGCACAGATCTACAGCAATATCAGCATTCGTGCGCCTATCTTGTGATGTTGCTGTCCGGCCCAAATGTGGTCTCGAATAAACCGAATGTTATCGTCTTTTGCCATCCATTTCTTTTGTAATTTCACATAAGCCTCGTAAATCAACTAAAGGTCTCGCCAACATGGTCTTAGCAGATTTAGGAGCAAGGCTGCATGGTGCCTTGAATCAACTATCAAGAGCTTCTGTGGTGGATGATCGAGTAAGCGCTTTCCGCGGTCCAAGCAGATCACATTCTGACACCAATGCTAACATCAATACTTAGGTAATCGATGCTTTACTCAAAGAACTATGTGCGGCCTTACTAGAGGCAGATGTCAATGTGAAGCTGGTATCGCAACTGCGGACGAAAGTGAAAGCTAAAGTCAGTCAGCTTCCCTTTGGCTCTGTCCCATACACAATTAAGTTGACATGAAGCGGTTTTTGCTATATctgtaggtaaagaagagTTTGGAGGAAGCTGAGAAAgcaggtggaagagaagcaAATAAGAAGAATGTGGTTCAAAAGGTTAGCTTGATGTCTCGCAACCGCCAGGATGTGGAAATAAGCTGACGATATGGTAACGATGACAGGCAGTATTTGACGAATTAGTAGCCTTGGTGGATCCTGGTGTGGAACCTTATAAACCtgtaaaaggaaaaacaaatGTTTTGATGGCTGTTGGTATACAGGGTGCGGGAAAGACTACGACATGTACGAAATTGGCCGTACATTACGCtagaagaggaatgaagaCAGGTCTTGTATGTGCAGATACCTTCAGAGCTGGTGCTTTTGATCAACTGAAACAGTTAGTATTTCAGCTCATTTATACACGGCTATGGAAAATCGCTAACATCAGAATGCTCTCTTAGAAATGCTACAAAAGCCAAAATTCCCTTCTATGGTAGTTATACAGAAACAGATCCCGTTGCTATAGCTTCTTTAGGTGTGGAGAAGTTCAGAAAAGGTAACTCGTCAAATCAATTCTTCGCTAGGATAATCAGCTAATTGACATGGTTGTAGAACGATTCGACGTTATCATTGTCGATACCTCGGGTCGACATAAGCAAGAATCAGAATTATTTGAAGAGATGGTAGCTATTTCAGAAGCTGTAAAACCGGATATGACCATCATGGTTTTGGACGCTTCAATAGGTCAAGCTGCAGAAGGACAAAGTAGAGCATTTAAAGACAGTGCAGATTTCGGTGCTATCATAGTGACGAAACTAGATGGTCACGCTAAAGGTGGTGGTGCCATTTCTGCGTAAGTCAATTCGCTATTCTTCGATTAGCCTTTGCATTGCATTGACAAGATTGATGTAGTGTTGCGGTAACAAAAACTCCTATAATATTCCTTGGTACTGGAGAGCATTTACATGATCTGGAAAAATTTGCACCGCAACCTTTTGTTTCTAAATTATTGGGTATGGGAGATGTACAAGGATTAGTAGAGCATATGTGAGTTTATCTCATCCTTCCTTGCACTACGAAGGAAATTTCGTTTGCTGATACGGTGAGGTTACTGGATGAAACAGGCAAGACATGGCAAGAGCCAATCCAGATAGACAAAAGGACTTAGCTAAGAAGTTAGAACAAGGTAAATTCACAATCagagattggaaagatcaattatCGAATATAATGTCAATGGGATCATTATCAAAAATCGCTTCAATGATACCTGGTATGCCAGCTGGAATGATGGATggcggtgaagaagaagctggtgcgaaattgaagagaatgattTACATAACGGATGCTATGAGAACCGATGAATTGGATTCCGATGGTTTGATCTTTGTAAGTTGGTTGTTTCGTACatttccctctttctctaATCACCTCTCCCCCCTTCCCCCAGTGCGATCACCTGAATATGCCCGAGACTTGAAGCTGACCAGTAGTATTCAGGTGAGCTTCGATAAAGCTGGTAATCCTATAGGCCTCAATCGGCGAGCGAAGCGTGTGGCTAGAGGAAGTGGAACAAGTGTGAGAGAAGTCGAGGAGTTATTGGCCCAAGCTAGGATGATGGCCGGCATGGCTAAACAAGCGGGCGGCGCAAATGGATGGATGTCAGCTATGCAGAAAATGCAAGCTGCCGCAGGAGGTAAACCTCTAGGACCCAACGGTCAGCCTAGTCCTGCGCAAATCGAAGCCATGAGAGTGAGTAGACCTTCGTTTTCGGTGACTGTGAATGTGTTTCCTCATCTCTATCACATCACTGCTCCCTGCCCACTCACCTTATCTTcgatcctccttttccttccgTGCCTACACCCTCCCCGTCCCCTTCGCTCCGGCCTCCTCTCAGTTTATCTTTCCGCTTCCTTCCATTTTTCCgcctcctcttccttccaaTCTCACTTCCTTACTGCTTCCCCGCTCGTCTCCTCCCCCCTACTTTTGCACGCATGCTTTAGCTGACTGAACTCCCTGTTGCAGAAAGCAATGCCTCCAGAGCTCATGAAAAAGATCCGTGCTGCTGGACCTCAAGGTgctcagaagatgatgcaaGATATGATGGGAGGCATTGGCGGTGCAGGAGGACCCGGAGGAATGGACATGGGCTCAATGATGCGGAGCATGATGGGCGGAGGAGGCGGAGGTGGGGGCGGAATGCCTGATATGAGTCAGATGGgcgaaatgatgaagagtatgggaatgggcggtggaggtggcggtggcggtggaaTGCCAGGTTAGTCAAATTCGATTACCCGATTGCACTAGCTAATCACATGATGATTAAGATATGAGTCAActtatgaagatgatgggacGAGGTTAATATTAGATCTTGAATCATTATGAATGGGTACAGCATATCCTCCTGATTGGTTTTGCTCGCCTTGGAATTTGGGTAGTAGTACTGCGACACCAGCTCACAACAGGTAAAGACATATCTCCATATAGTAGCATTCCTCATTGTGATAATTATCTTGCAATATGTACAAAATATCAAGATGCAGGTTTTATGAGCATATGTGATGGCATTTCCTGGAAGGGTGTAGTGTGTGTTTGGAGCTTAGATTATTCATGTGTGTCTCGGGTATGAGTGAAGTGTCACTTCACCTGTCCGCTTATAATGTACGGACCTTACGATCTCACTATCAGGCCCACGATGATTATCGCCTCTTACATGCTGAAAAGGGCTATTGACTGGGCTTCAGCCAGCTTCACCGTTGAGTCCTGAATTGGCTGAGATCCCGCTTTTCTTCAGAAGACCCGGGAAAGTAGAGACTATAGATATCTCAGATCCAGTGATAAGAACTAGAATGGATGTGGTCCAAGCTTGGGCAAGTAGTCTACCACCTACTACCAAGCTCAACCATACCAAGGTCAACCCCTCATACGCCTACGTAGTTCATGATTTAGACAAAATAGTCCACTTCAATATGCACGTAGTGGGATGCAGATGAGAAGACGGAAATCTAGTGAGGACTTTGATTCGAATCATCTTCCCCGAACAAATCACAAGCTGATTATACATGTATGTGAAACGATCGTAGATCCACCGGAAAGTTATTGTGAAACTGTGGCAAAACTCATTGTACCGATGCCTGTTATTGTAATGATTCGTCGAGTTTCGTGAGGATTGCTTTCACGGGATGGCGAGCGCTGCGACGGTCCAAGAGATTGCTTATCAAGGTACCTGACTCGTAACATCGGTGCGAAATATATGCCTATGAAATTGCTGATCTTGGATATGTGCTGTATTGTATTGTAGTGGCAACAGATACTGGGTAGATACGATTGCTCTGCTTATCCGAACGTGCTTGATTATGCATCTGCTGGTACTGTGATCGAGCAAGTCGATTGTTACTGACAATTTATTTTTACAGGCAAAACTCATGGATTCATAGATGGAATTCAAGAGGCAATTAACGCCTTAGTAACATTTGAAAAAGCAGGGGATCTCACCGACGACAGGGCAACATGGCAAGTTGCATATTTCGACAGAGTATCCAGTATAAATATTTCATCGTATTAACCGCCATCCTAGATAATGATAATCTTGATGAGGTACAGCTCGAAGCAGAATATTCTCCCACCCACCTACTTGAAATCCATTAGAAATAAGAAATGAGTGAATTCGAATCCGATGAACCAGCGGTACTATCTGTGGACATGGTTTTGAAATCGAATCAATTGGTCAGAGGTAGTCAGCCGATTTGGCATTGAAGTGTATACAGTGCCAGTACATCGTTTTTCGCATCCCTCCTCAACAGTGCGAGTACCGCAGTCTCATACTGCATTGACAATATCTCCACGCGATCAAGTGCATGTTTTTGCCCTGCATATCAATTCATCCGTGACCAAGGGCAAACTGGATGTCACACGCGCATCAGGAGAAATTCAAGTCATCCTCTATTCTCCTTTGGCTGTCATGCTTGCAATATCAACTATCCAATTGTATGAACTATTTCTATTGATGTCTAATATATAAATCAATCTCAGAACTACACTTGTATCGCTATTACGTGTCAAGCAGGAAATGCATGCTCCTGTCTTTCTTCAATGGTTGCAACGCCACCGATAGGGTGCAGTATTACTATACGCGGGCATGTGCTGACCATATGTAGTTATAGCGGTCACAACGATGCATATCCCTCGATCATTCGCCCCATCACTGACCGTATTACAGTCATCTCTTCAACATACAATCTTCATGTAACCAGAAGGCAATTTGGGTCATTCTTCCTTatacttgatcaatcttctaCAGTCGCAAAAAACGAAAAGCATCAGCTTCGCTACTGTACGAGTACCAAAGAGAGTGAAACAGAAGCTATAGTGATAGTAAATTCACAAAGTAATTGTCAAGCCACTCTCGACTAAATTCAGGTTCCTCTGCATCTCcacatccatcttctttgacacAACCATCTCCGCCACAAACTACATTGacgatcttgatcatttcttctgTGGTCTCCTCACCCAAGCTATTGATAAATGGAGGGGTCGTGAGTAATTCCATGGAATGAGCTGTAGGAGAGGTATTGGATTTCAGGTGTTGAGCGTAGCACTACAACAATCACAATGTAATGTATCAGTCGATCAACCGTTTCAACTCAGACACCTCAGTGCAGAATCCACGAGTATGATAAACTTGGATCTCTTGgcagaaggaaaaaagggGGGAGATCACTAACAGTCATACGATAAAGaatatctttatcttccaatttatcgatatcagctttttCATCATATATTAACCAGTAAAATGGCCCGGCTTGCTTCCATCGATCCTCTGTAGTCTCTACAGGATCGAATTTGAACTGATGAGTGGTACTTTTAGATCCATCACCGAAAAAAGTATCCTCTTCTTTATTGCCATTAATGTATTTGGTATGAGC
This genomic window from Kwoniella shivajii chromosome 7, complete sequence contains:
- a CDS encoding signal recognition particle protein SRP54; its protein translation is MVLADLGARLHGALNQLSRASVVDDRVIDALLKELCAALLEADVNVKLVSQLRTKVKAKVKKSLEEAEKAGGREANKKNVVQKAVFDELVALVDPGVEPYKPVKGKTNVLMAVGIQGAGKTTTCTKLAVHYARRGMKTGLVCADTFRAGAFDQLKQNATKAKIPFYGSYTETDPVAIASLGVEKFRKERFDVIIVDTSGRHKQESELFEEMVAISEAVKPDMTIMVLDASIGQAAEGQSRAFKDSADFGAIIVTKLDGHAKGGGAISAVAVTKTPIIFLGTGEHLHDLEKFAPQPFVSKLLGMGDVQGLVEHMQDMARANPDRQKDLAKKLEQGKFTIRDWKDQLSNIMSMGSLSKIASMIPGMPAGMMDGGEEEAGAKLKRMIYITDAMRTDELDSDGLIFVSFDKAGNPIGLNRRAKRVARGSGTSVREVEELLAQARMMAGMAKQAGGANGWMSAMQKMQAAAGGKPLGPNGQPSPAQIEAMRKAMPPELMKKIRAAGPQGAQKMMQDMMGGIGGAGGPGGMDMGSMMRSMMGGGGGGGGGMPDMSQMGEMMKSMGMGGGGGGGGGMPDMSQLMKMMGRG